The sequence GTTCTGTTTCTTTAAAATGATTTATGAAAGCTTCAAAACAATTCACATAGGCTCTTACTCTATTGTTGGAATAACGTAATATCTCCAATTTGGAAAGGTATTCTTCAGGACAAGGTTTTCGGTCAGCACCTAATTTTCGATTTCTGAACCATTCTACATCAACTTTAGGATTGTCGTTATGCAACTTCTTTATAGCGAAGAAATAGTTCCCGTTTACCCATACCTCGCCTTTGAAAATTTTAAATATGTGCTCAAGGTTTGGTTTGGTGTTGGGTAGGTAGTGCATATTGAATTCTACTGACCATTTCATTCCGGGAATAGAATCCACTAAACCTTGAATGACTTTGTCAGAGGAAAACTGTAGCCCGATTTTTCTTTGGTTTTCGATTAATAGATGTTTAAGAGTAATACTTCTTCCTTTGTGCATAATTGTTCGTTTGTAGAACAAATTCCTAATTAAAAATGATTTAATCGTATCTTAAACGAATAATGTTCGAATATACGTTCGATTAATTTTATAAATTCATGAGGTTACAAAAGGTTTGTTTGTACTGTAAAAAGGAATTGGTTGGGCGTACTGACAAAAAATATTGCAATCTACATTGCAAAGCGCTTATCAATACCAAAAGATAAGAGAACAGCCAGAGAGATTCTATAACAAGGTGGATAATCAATTACGTCTGAACAGAAGACTTTTAAAACAGTTTAACAAAGTTGGTAAATCAGTAGTCAGATGCGAAACGCTATTGAAGTTAGGTTTCAATCCAAAGTTTTTTACCCATTATTGGAAGAACAAAAGGGGGGGAGGCTTACCTTTTTGTATACGAGTACGGTTTTTTGAAAAAGAAAGAGAACACAAAGGACAAGTATATCTTGATTACTTGGCAAGATTATATGGTTTGAAAACACTTAATGCTTAAGTATGTTACCTCATATTAAATAAGTATCTTTATTCCATAAAAGACTATATCATTTACATTAATAAGTGCAATACGGTGTACAGCTTTTAATTAGCAAGGTAAAGTATTGGATTACAGTTATATAAAATTCACGTTGTAGGACTGTCATCCCGACACTGTTTTTTTAATTTACAGGCCCTATCAATCTAACCTTTTTATTGATAGGGTTTTTTTTATTCCCTCCATAATGAATCTATAATTCAACACTATAAGGATTTTGAATTTTTGATGGACAAAAGATAGGTTGTTCTTTTACACTTTGGGTATGATTTGATAATAGGCCATAAGGCTTTAATAGATTACCATATATTTTATTCAAAAAATAGTAAGAGTATATCGGGACTTACGTTATCCGATAAAACTGAAAGAATTGGTATGCCTTCAAATGGAAAATTGGTTTGTTGCTGGCACATAAATTTAACTTTATTTTATGATAACTAACTAACCTCAAAACCTCAGAAATCCATGGTGAGCCTCATGCGATTTTCACATTCTATTTTGGTAATATGCCTTATTACCTGCACAGTTTCATGCACTGGCTCGCGAATCATAAAATTTCCAAATAAAGTTGATACCAAGGACAAACCAATAGTCCTGCAGCATAAACAGGTTGAATTTGTAACTGATGTTGGAGTTTATGTTAGTAATGACTTTCCAGGCGCTAGACTTAATAACATAAGTGTTAAAAATGATAGTACTTTAATATTGAGGATTCAACCCGAAAATGAACCCATAAACAACAGTGCCTATTTCGCTTTTAAGACTTGGACTAGTAATGAAAGGGATATTTATTTTCAATTTAGCTACCCTAAAGGATATAAACACAGATATATTCCAAAGTATGAAACGGCAAATAGGGGATGGGTACAAGTGGATTCTACGGTATTTTTCATAAAGGATACTATTGCTACATTAAAATTTAGAGTTTTAAAAGACACTACTCTTATAGCGGCCCAAGAGGTGCGGACATCTCAAGATGTCAAGGATTGGTACACAGGGCTTACTAAAAAAAATGCACCTACAACGCGACTGAAAAGTATTGGAAAAACTCATTTGGGAAGGGATATTCCAATGATGGATATCTATAAAGGGTCTGCAACGAACAAAGATATTATAGTATTACTGACTCGTCAACATCCACCCGAAGTGACCGGATATTTTGCTTTTCAAAGTTTTTTGGAAACTATTTTGCAAAGCGGAAAACTTACAGATGCTTTTCTTGAAAAATACAGAGTCATAGCTTTTCCATTAATGAATCCAGATGGTGTAGATCTTGGACATTGGCGCCATAATGCTGGTGGTGTGGATCTTAATAGAGATTGGGGAAGATATAGACAACCAGAAGTGTCAGCGGTAACCAATCGGATAGAAAATATTGTTAAAGAACAAGAAGTTAAAGTGTTATTAGGAGTGGATTTTCACTCCACTTGGCACGATGTGTTCTATACCAATGTGGAGCGGGAACATACAAATCTACCAAATTTTGTTTCAGACTGGTTTACCCAGCTAGAAGCAAACATTCCAAATTACAAGGTGAATGAGAAAAGCGCAATAAGCACTAAACCTGTATCGAAAGGCTGGTTTCTAAAACGTTTCAATGCAGTCGGAATTACATACGAAATTGGTGATGAGACACCAAGAGATTTTATAACACTAAAAGGAAAAATATCTGCCCATGAAATGATGAAATTACTAACAAACAGCAACTAAATAAATAACTATCTAATTACTAAATTTATGAGAAAATCATTCTTAACGTTTTTACTGGCATGTTTTACAGTAGGAATTGGGTATTCCCAAGTTTCGATTTCCGGTACGGTCTCAGATGAGACCGGTCCATTACCTGGAGCATCGGTTTTTGTCAAAGGGACTACCAATGGAACTACAACAGACTTTGATGGAAATTATACTATCGAAGCTAATCAAGGGGAAACATTGGTTGTTTCTTTTATTGGTTATAGGACTGAAGAGCGAATTATTGGTTCGGAGACTTCAATGAGTTTTGTGTTGCAACCAGATGCAGAAAGCTTGTCAGAAGTAGTGGTAACTGCATTGGGTTTTGTGGAACAACGAGATAAGTTGGCATCTACTTACTCAAAGATTGACGCAGATAAACTGGTACAGCCAGTTGAAAACAAAATTATTGACGGTATTGCCGGTAAGGCAGCTGGTGTAACCATTAATGCAACTTCGGGTGATCCTGGTGCTGGTTCTAACATTCAAATTAGGGGAACAAGCTCATTGAGTGGTTCAAGTCAACCCTTAATTGTTGTAGACGGTATTCCATTGAACAATGACAATTTAGCGGGTTCTGGTGATGATGATCAATCTGCAGGGGTATCACAGCAATCTAGGTTAAATGACATCAACCCTGAAGATATTGAGTCTTTTCAAGTATTTAAAGGAGCCTCTGCTGGTGCATTGTACGGGTCAAGAGCCTTAAACGGTGTAATTGTAATTACAACAAAAAAGGGTAAAGCAGGTAAGTTTAATGTAAATTACTCTACGGGTGTTTCTATTGATCAAATTTCATATGAACACCCACTACAGACCACCTTTGGTCAAGGTAATGGCGGTAGTTTTAGCCCTACCGCGCAACGGTCTTGGGGAGATAGAATTTCTGAAAGAGCTGGTGGAGCGGATGACGTTGATACTTCTGGTGAATTTTTTGAGTCCTTGACTACAGGCAATATTATTTATCCTATCACTCAAAAGAATTCTAGAGAAGTATTCACTAACAGAAACTTTGATCAGGTTTTTCAAACAGGTATTACTTATGATAATAAAGTTTCGGTGAGTAGTGGTAACGAAAAAGGAACGTACTATATAAGTGCTGCCCATGTAAATCAGGAAGGAATTATTAAAAGTAGTTTTTATAAAAAGACAAACTTCACTGTTAATCTTACTCAAAACTTAACAGATAAGTTACGAACCAATTTCAAGGCCAATTATGTGCATACAGGCTCCAATAGAACACAACAAGGTTCCAACACGGCAGGTTTGTATTTAGGACTTCTGCGTACTCCTGCAGATTTTGACCAAACGGATTACATAGGGAATTACAACAGTAGTTCAGGTGCTATAACACAAAATAGACATAGAGGCTATAGAAGGTATTTGGGGAATAGTGATAATGTCATCTACAACAACCCGCTTTGGACGGTTAATGAACAGGAAAGTACCGCTAAAGTAAATAGATTAATTGGTACAGGTGAGGTTGCATATCAATGGAATGATAATATTAGCACCATTGTAAGAGGTGGGGTTGATTTTTATGTAGATACAAGAGTTTACTTTTTCCCGTATTATACAGCAGGTTCTGCAAGAAGATTTGGACTTTTAAATGATGAGACCATTAATAACGAGGAGTATAATGGAGATTTAATAACAAATTTCAATTATGCACTAAGTAAAAATTTAAATACCAATGTAATTGTTGGCTTTGGTATTAATGATAGAAGACGTAAGCGAATTTTTACTGAAGCGGATAACTTCATTGCTAATTTTAGAAGCCCGCTTGATGCAGCTGAACTATCTGCCAAAGAAAATATAGGTTCGGAAACTACGAGAACCAGTAGAAGAAATATTCGGTTCTATGGTACTGCAAATTTTGATTACGCAGACCAGTTGATTTTGCAACTTGGTGGGGCATTTGAAAAGCATTCTGTATTGCCGGCGTCGGATAATGGATTCTTTTATCCTAGTGCAGAATTGGGATGGACCTTTACAAAGGCATTAAAAGATTCAGGTCCGTTATCGTTTGGTAAAGTTAGATTAGCATATGGTCAAGTGGCAAATGTACCAATTGCACATAGGGAACAAACAGTTTTCGAAGTAGGAACATTCTCAAGTTTCTCTGATCAAATTGCGTTGGAGAATTTTGGAGGAGGGTTTCAACTAGATGAACGTTTGGGAAATTCAAACTTAAAACCTGAAATCAAGACTGAATATGAAGTAGGTTTGGATTTACGATTCTTAAGAAACAGATTGGCCTTATCGACCACATACTATACCAATAAAACAGAGGATGTTTTATTAGACCTTGCTTTGGTTCCGTCACTTGGGTTTGACGAG is a genomic window of Flagellimonas sp. CMM7 containing:
- a CDS encoding SusC/RagA family TonB-linked outer membrane protein — translated: MRKSFLTFLLACFTVGIGYSQVSISGTVSDETGPLPGASVFVKGTTNGTTTDFDGNYTIEANQGETLVVSFIGYRTEERIIGSETSMSFVLQPDAESLSEVVVTALGFVEQRDKLASTYSKIDADKLVQPVENKIIDGIAGKAAGVTINATSGDPGAGSNIQIRGTSSLSGSSQPLIVVDGIPLNNDNLAGSGDDDQSAGVSQQSRLNDINPEDIESFQVFKGASAGALYGSRALNGVIVITTKKGKAGKFNVNYSTGVSIDQISYEHPLQTTFGQGNGGSFSPTAQRSWGDRISERAGGADDVDTSGEFFESLTTGNIIYPITQKNSREVFTNRNFDQVFQTGITYDNKVSVSSGNEKGTYYISAAHVNQEGIIKSSFYKKTNFTVNLTQNLTDKLRTNFKANYVHTGSNRTQQGSNTAGLYLGLLRTPADFDQTDYIGNYNSSSGAITQNRHRGYRRYLGNSDNVIYNNPLWTVNEQESTAKVNRLIGTGEVAYQWNDNISTIVRGGVDFYVDTRVYFFPYYTAGSARRFGLLNDETINNEEYNGDLITNFNYALSKNLNTNVIVGFGINDRRRKRIFTEADNFIANFRSPLDAAELSAKENIGSETTRTSRRNIRFYGTANFDYADQLILQLGGAFEKHSVLPASDNGFFYPSAELGWTFTKALKDSGPLSFGKVRLAYGQVANVPIAHREQTVFEVGTFSSFSDQIALENFGGGFQLDERLGNSNLKPEIKTEYEVGLDLRFLRNRLALSTTYYTNKTEDVLLDLALVPSLGFDEIYANGATIENDGLEIELRYDFLRKEDWKGSISLNYSTNENIVRGVDGNGEFIQEFSEGTSIESVAIDGEPLGVLYTQGALRNDDGSLILDANGFPQVDTGGNLIVGDPNPDWRGGLQFGLSYKNLSLAASFDTSQGNDLAQRTRFILSFFGTHADVGKTITLSEDLVNFDGDVIPAGSVVRGNVGNFGGGNVLLDEEYYTSLYGFGDGKLNEFAVEDGSWTRLRELSLSYRLDSENFKKATGLSSVEFTASGRNLIIWTDVVGIDPDVNQFGVGRARGLDYFSNPGARTYAFGINFNF
- a CDS encoding M14 family metallopeptidase gives rise to the protein MVSLMRFSHSILVICLITCTVSCTGSRIIKFPNKVDTKDKPIVLQHKQVEFVTDVGVYVSNDFPGARLNNISVKNDSTLILRIQPENEPINNSAYFAFKTWTSNERDIYFQFSYPKGYKHRYIPKYETANRGWVQVDSTVFFIKDTIATLKFRVLKDTTLIAAQEVRTSQDVKDWYTGLTKKNAPTTRLKSIGKTHLGRDIPMMDIYKGSATNKDIIVLLTRQHPPEVTGYFAFQSFLETILQSGKLTDAFLEKYRVIAFPLMNPDGVDLGHWRHNAGGVDLNRDWGRYRQPEVSAVTNRIENIVKEQEVKVLLGVDFHSTWHDVFYTNVEREHTNLPNFVSDWFTQLEANIPNYKVNEKSAISTKPVSKGWFLKRFNAVGITYEIGDETPRDFITLKGKISAHEMMKLLTNSN